GATGGTTTAAAAAACGATGAAAATCTTTTCATTAAGATAAAAGATACTTTATCAAATCCAAGGCGAATATACCAATAATTTATCAGTGGTTTATAAAAATCGTAACCGTTATAGGTGGTATGAACCTTAATTCCGTTTGTTTTATCAAGTGTATGATGGTAAAAAGCATATATCCAGCCGCTTTTCATACCTACATCGGCAAAAGTACCCAGATATTCCCCGCGTCTTTTATTGAAATTAACCCGAAAATACAGGCTTCCTCTTATTTCATTCACTTCAATCCTTTCATTCAAATGCAATATGGTATCGGGAAAAATTTTCCCTTGTTCCTGAGAAAGATGAAAACTGCTGAAAGGAAATTCAAGCTCGCTGCCCAATGCAAAATTCCTGCTCAGTTTAAGTTTGTACCTCAGGTTTAAAGAAAAATAAGTGGACACAAAAGGATTCACCACCGCTCCCGGATTACTTTTCCCAAAATACGATCCGTAAGTAAATAAAAACTGAACATAGTGTTTCTGATTCGGACCAAAACCTTTATCCCTGCTGAAGTCTTCAACTTCTTCTGAAAAAAGCCTGACCTGGCCGAAAGAAAGAAAGCCAGTCATACTCAATGTGATGATTATCAATATTTTTTTCATCTTAAAACTTGAATTCCCGTGTATAACCTCTGAAATGAATCCGTAAAATATTCCCCTTGTCAAAATCTGATTTATTAAAAGTCAGAACTTCTTTTTCAATCACTTTAACTACGTGATATTCAGTTAAAATACCAGTATTATCTGCTATATGGTAATACAAAAGGTTCATATTTCCCAACCAGTCGGTATAATTGAAATTTCCAGGTCTGACAATAACTTTGAATGAGTTCTCCATATCAATGGTATCAAAGGTTTTGACTGGTTCCGGCATGCCATAAACAAAATAAGAAGCCTGAGGAACACCATATCCATGAGCATAGTCGAAATAAGGGAAAAGATGACCGGATTCTTCAATTTTATGAAATAACTCCATATTGGTCAGATTCCTGTCCGACTGCCAGGCACAGGCAGCAAATCCTGCCACCAGCGGAGACGAAAAAGAAGTCCCTTCACTGACTGTCAAATCAACATTTCCGGCAGTTTGCACTCTACCATAGGCACAAACATTGGGTTTCAATCTTTTATCGGCTGTAGGACCTAATGAACTGAAACCGATATGGTAATCTTCATCAGGATCGATTCCTCCGACTGCCAGCACAGAGTCGCCATCTGCCGGGGTAATAATATATTTCCATCTGCTGTCGGCTTCATTTCCGGCAGAATTCACCACCAGGATACCTTTTCGGGCTGCCATATTCGCTGCTTTGACCACCAGGCTGCTTTTCCCATCCATATTTTTGGTGAAATAACGCTGGTAAGTATAGCCCAACGAACTGTTGATAATATCTGCACCATTCTGGTCGGCCCATTCAGCAGCCTCCAGCCACCATTCTTCCTCTGAAAAAGGTTCTCCGCTCACTTCTGTTCTGGCAAGTAAAAACTCTGCCCCCGTTGCAAGTCCTATTTTCAGACCATTATATTTTCCCCCCACACAGGCAAAAGTCTGACGCCCGTGTGAATTGCCTGTGTAAACGTTCTCCTTTTTCTTTGTAAAATCCCATGTTTTAATGATTCTTCCTTCTTCCCTTATTTCTTCAAAGGCTTCATGCTGGTCAACCCCCGGAAATCCGGCATCGAAAATGGCAATACGGATTCCTTTTCCATCCAGCCCGTTTTCCTCAAAATATTGACTTCCCATTCTCCTGACCTGACGCTCCAGTAAGAAAAAATCATACGGTTCGTATGAGGATTTATTCTCCGTTACCAGCATTGGAACAGGTTCTGATAGTTCGACACCTGAAACAAAAGGTAAAGCTGTAATTTTATCGAGCTGCCTGTCGGAAGAAATATAAACTTTGATAAAGTTAAACCAACGGCTGACACATCCTGTGCTGTCGGCAATCGCCTGAATTTCTGCAAGATATGGCTGAAAAACCAGCTTATCTGTCTCTTCCCAAGGAATAGATTGTAGTTCCCTCCTTTCAATAGCTTTTGAATCAAAAAACTGTTCCGGCCTGAAATCAGCATCTCCCTTGTCTTTCAGATAAACTCTGTAAGCTTTTTGAGACAATCCGTTAAAAAAAACCAGATGAATTAAAATTATTAATAGGAATCCATGCTTCATCATCAAATTCTTAATTCTGCAAATATCCATGATTTCTGGGAATAATACGGAGGAATAAAGCATATTCAGGAGGAAATGCAGTTATGCAGTATTCAGCCTTTATCCGCAAAAATGCCAGACCACTATTCGGATGAGGGAATGCCGAAAGCTATTCCAAATTGCTGATTCCCAATCAACTGATGAAATATAAAATGCGTTGGCAAGCATTTCTGTTCATTTAAACTCAACTTCCGTAGCCCCATAGCCATACGTAAATACATCTGCATCCCTGAAGGCTTTTACGTAATCCTGCTTTTTCAGATAGTCGGTTATCCTGCTTTTTAAACTGCTTACACCTATTCCGTGTATGAATATTATCCGCCTGTATTTAAAAGCATGTGCTTTTTCAAGGGCATTGATAAAATAATTGTACTGATATTCAAATATTTGTGCCCTCGTCATCTTCTGATAATCCTCACAAATTTTTTCTATGTGTAAATCAACAACATCGGGAGGTTTTTCAACCTGAATCCTTTCTTTTGTCCTTTTTTCAGGTAATTCCAGCTTGCTGTCCGAAAACTTAACTTCATTTTTAATGATATAAACCACAGAAGCCTCCTTCCCAATCTCCCTGACATATTCTTTCTTTCTCGAAAGCCCTTCTTCAGTAGGTTTTAGGGTAAAAATAACCGGCTTTATTAATTCAGTTACATGGAATTTATATCTGAGCAGGCAAAGTGTAAAATCAGGTAATTTATTGGCGGAAACTTTTTTAAATGTTACCAGCAAAACAAAACCTCCTGCATTCAACTCTCCTTTGGCTGTCAACTTCAGACCTGCGTCTGAAGATTGATACAAGGTAAAAAACAAACCATCTCCCGTATTATTGATCAAAAACAAGCTGTATTGCCGGTTGGTTTCGTCAGGAAGGAAAGCCAGTTTTACAGCCTCTGCCTGATTTACATCTGAGGTATCCTGTTTTTTTTCAATCACCTCATACTTCTCCTCAAGGCTTTGCGGTTTAGTTGCCGTACCAGTAATTTTGATGACCTGTGTTTTTATAACAGGGATAGTCAGTCCATTTTCAAGGGTAACCATCAGCAGGTTTTTATCCACAATAGCCGCAACGACTCCTCTTGTATTGTCGTCAACAAATTCGACTTTATCGCCAGGGTAAAATTCTTCCATATCAGTCAAGTCCTTCAGGAAGGTTCATGATTAAAGTTTTTTCTTCCTCTATAATATTGATAATTAAATCACTATGAAAAGGGATAAGCCGTTCGTCATCGAGTACAAGCAGATAATGAGCGGGTGTTTTTTCAACTGCTACAACCCTGCCGGTTTCTTCATGATGCTGATTGACAACAAGGTAACCGGTCAATTGTAATTCCTGCCAGCCTTCCTTCAGATAACGCTGAAGATTTTTTTTCTTTAACAGAACCTTCATTCCGCCAAAGGCAGCCGCCTGCTCTTTTGAAGTTATTTCTTCGGTTCTGATGAGAATATAACTTTCGCTGTATTCCCTGACTTCCAGAATATGAAAAGGCACAGGTTTATTGTGAACAGCAATAAATATAAAGCCTTTTAAAGGAGAAGATAACCGAAAAACAGGAAGAAAATTAATTCTGAAAATGCCTGAAAATCCATGGGTTTTTGATACAAAACCAACATGTATCAGTTCATCTTCAAACATCCCATTAAAGGTAAACCATGAAATCAGATAAAAATTTTATTCCTGTTTAGGCTCTGCCTGAGGTGCTTCGGACTGTCCGGATTCAAGAGCTTTTCTTCTTTTCTCCTGAATCTTTTTCATCCTGCTCTCATTGATTTTAGCTTCAGCTTCATTTCGTTTCTGAAGTTCTTTCTGTCCTTCAGCTTCAAGCTTTCTAAGTGCTTCAGCATATTTTTCCTGTTTCTGCTTCAGAAACTCAGCATATTTTGCATCAGCTTCTTCCTGTGTGAGGATATTCATGCTCACACCCCTGAGCAAATGCTTTTTGTAAAGGACGCCATGTTTTGATAAAATATTGCGGACTGTTTTTGTGGTCTTTGCCCCCTGATTTAACCAATAAATTGCTCTATCGGTATCAATGCTGACCTCGGCAAGTTTTGGTAAAGGATTATAGAATCCTATTTTTTCGATAAACCTGCCATCCCTGGGAGAGCGGGAATCCGCAACAACAACATAATAATATGGTGCTTTTTTTCTCCCCTTTCTTTGTAAGCGGATTTTAACTGCCATTTAATCTAAAATTTTAATGATTTTATTTTCCTGCAAATTTCGGTGCAATTAATTTGTTTACCAAATTAATTAAAAGGGAATCTTGGAGCCATTTTTCCCTTTAGTGATGAGGTATTCATTTTTTTCATAATTTTCCGCATCTCTTCCAGTTGCTTTACCAACTGATTAACTTCCTGAATGCTTGTTCCGCTTCCTTCAGCAATGCGTTTTCTTCTGACTCCATTTAAAATAGCCGGATTTGCCCTTTCTTTCGGGGTCATCGACAGGATGATGGCTTCCAGATGAACCAGCGATTTTTCATCAATATCCTGATTTTTTATTGCCTTCCCCATGCCCGGAATCATGCTCAGCATGTCTTTGATATTTCCCATCTTTTTGACCTGACGCAGCTGCTGCAATAAATCATTGAAATCGAATACATTCTGCCTCAGTTTTTTCTGCATTTTCCTTGCTTCCTGCTCGTCAAACACCTGCTGCGCTTTTTCGACAAACGACACTATGTCACCCATTCCCAA
Above is a genomic segment from Sphingobacteriales bacterium containing:
- a CDS encoding S8 family serine peptidase, with amino-acid sequence MMKHGFLLIILIHLVFFNGLSQKAYRVYLKDKGDADFRPEQFFDSKAIERRELQSIPWEETDKLVFQPYLAEIQAIADSTGCVSRWFNFIKVYISSDRQLDKITALPFVSGVELSEPVPMLVTENKSSYEPYDFFLLERQVRRMGSQYFEENGLDGKGIRIAIFDAGFPGVDQHEAFEEIREEGRIIKTWDFTKKKENVYTGNSHGRQTFACVGGKYNGLKIGLATGAEFLLARTEVSGEPFSEEEWWLEAAEWADQNGADIINSSLGYTYQRYFTKNMDGKSSLVVKAANMAARKGILVVNSAGNEADSRWKYIITPADGDSVLAVGGIDPDEDYHIGFSSLGPTADKRLKPNVCAYGRVQTAGNVDLTVSEGTSFSSPLVAGFAACAWQSDRNLTNMELFHKIEESGHLFPYFDYAHGYGVPQASYFVYGMPEPVKTFDTIDMENSFKVIVRPGNFNYTDWLGNMNLLYYHIADNTGILTEYHVVKVIEKEVLTFNKSDFDKGNILRIHFRGYTREFKF
- the rpsP gene encoding 30S ribosomal protein S16 — encoded protein: MAVKIRLQRKGRKKAPYYYVVVADSRSPRDGRFIEKIGFYNPLPKLAEVSIDTDRAIYWLNQGAKTTKTVRNILSKHGVLYKKHLLRGVSMNILTQEEADAKYAEFLKQKQEKYAEALRKLEAEGQKELQKRNEAEAKINESRMKKIQEKRRKALESGQSEAPQAEPKQE